A stretch of Flavobacterium sp. N2270 DNA encodes these proteins:
- a CDS encoding ABC-F family ATP-binding cassette domain-containing protein → MLNIHNLSVSFGGTYLFEEVTFRLGSGDRVGLVGKNGAGKSTMLKILAGDFKPDSGVIATEKEVKMGFLRQDIDFEEGRTVLEEAYQAFEEIKKAELKLDELNHLLVTRTDYESEEYLKIIEELSDVTHHYDVLGGYNYVGDTEKILLGLGFKREDFNNQTDTFSGGWRMRIELAKLLLQSNDILLLDEPTNHLDIESIIWLEGFLRNFSGVVVIVSHDKMFLDNVTNRTIEISLGKAYDFNKPYTQYLELRHEIREKQLATQKNQAKKIEETEKLIEKFRAKASKASMAQSLIKKLDKVERIEVDEDDNSVMNISFPVSQVPGRVVVEAEHVTKSYGDKTILKDISLLVERGSKIAFVGQNGQGKSTFIKAIVNEFEYEGSIKLGHNVQVGYFAQNQAEYLDGEKTLLDTMLEAATDSNRSKVRDMLGSFLFRGDDVEKKVKVLSGGERNRLALCKLLLQPINVLLMDEPTNHLDIKSKNVLKAALNKYEGTLLLVSHDRDFLQGLANVTYEFKDQKIREYLGDINFFLEQKKANDMRAFEKVDEVIKPKEKNEAKSLSYEDQKKNKSLQNKLSKIESQIQQLEKDIQKDDRELASNYDKLIENAAFFTAYEKKKKELDQLLEDWEVVQEEIDSL, encoded by the coding sequence ATGTTAAATATTCATAATTTGTCGGTTTCGTTTGGCGGAACATATTTGTTTGAAGAAGTTACTTTTAGATTAGGTTCTGGAGATAGAGTTGGATTAGTTGGAAAAAATGGAGCTGGAAAATCTACTATGTTGAAAATTTTGGCGGGTGATTTTAAACCAGATTCCGGTGTTATAGCTACTGAAAAAGAAGTGAAAATGGGTTTTCTTCGCCAAGATATCGATTTTGAAGAAGGAAGAACTGTTTTAGAAGAGGCTTATCAAGCTTTTGAAGAAATTAAAAAAGCTGAGCTGAAATTAGATGAGTTAAATCATTTGTTGGTAACAAGAACTGACTATGAATCAGAGGAATATTTAAAAATTATTGAAGAACTTAGTGATGTAACTCACCATTATGATGTTCTCGGCGGTTATAATTACGTGGGTGATACAGAGAAAATTCTTTTAGGTCTTGGTTTTAAACGTGAAGATTTTAATAATCAAACCGATACTTTTTCAGGAGGTTGGCGTATGCGTATTGAATTAGCTAAACTTCTTCTTCAGTCTAACGATATTCTGCTTTTAGATGAGCCAACAAATCACTTAGATATTGAAAGTATTATTTGGTTAGAAGGTTTTTTAAGAAATTTTTCTGGAGTTGTGGTTATTGTATCCCATGATAAAATGTTTTTGGATAATGTAACTAATAGAACTATTGAAATTTCATTAGGAAAAGCATATGATTTCAACAAACCCTATACTCAATATTTAGAGTTACGTCATGAAATTCGCGAAAAGCAATTGGCTACTCAAAAAAATCAGGCTAAAAAAATTGAAGAAACCGAAAAGTTAATTGAAAAATTTAGAGCAAAAGCATCTAAAGCATCAATGGCGCAATCTTTAATTAAAAAATTAGATAAAGTAGAACGTATTGAAGTAGATGAAGATGATAATTCTGTAATGAATATTTCATTTCCTGTTTCTCAAGTTCCAGGTAGAGTTGTAGTTGAAGCTGAACATGTTACAAAGTCTTACGGAGATAAAACTATTTTAAAAGATATTTCGTTATTGGTTGAGCGTGGAAGTAAAATCGCTTTCGTTGGTCAAAATGGCCAAGGAAAATCTACTTTTATTAAAGCAATTGTAAATGAGTTTGAATATGAAGGAAGTATTAAATTAGGTCACAATGTACAAGTTGGTTATTTCGCCCAAAACCAAGCTGAGTATTTAGATGGTGAAAAAACCTTGTTAGATACAATGCTTGAAGCAGCTACAGATTCTAATCGTTCTAAAGTTAGAGATATGCTTGGTTCGTTTCTTTTTAGAGGTGATGACGTGGAAAAGAAAGTAAAAGTATTATCTGGAGGTGAAAGAAACCGTTTGGCGCTTTGTAAGCTGCTTTTACAGCCAATTAATGTGCTTTTGATGGATGAGCCAACGAATCACTTAGATATTAAGTCTAAGAATGTTTTAAAGGCGGCATTAAATAAATATGAAGGAACATTGTTATTGGTTTCTCACGATAGAGATTTTTTACAAGGCTTAGCAAATGTTACTTATGAATTTAAAGATCAAAAAATTCGTGAATATTTAGGTGATATAAACTTCTTCTTGGAGCAAAAGAAGGCAAATGACATGCGTGCTTTTGAAAAGGTTGATGAAGTGATTAAGCCCAAAGAAAAAAATGAAGCGAAGAGTTTGTCTTATGAAGATCAAAAGAAAAATAAATCATTACAAAATAAATTAAGTAAGATTGAAAGTCAAATTCAGCAATTAGAAAAAGATATTCAAAAAGACGATAGAGAATTAGCTTCAAATTATGATAAGTTAATTGAAAATGCAGCTTTTTTTACAGCTTACGAGAAGAAAAAGAAAGAATTAGATCAATTATTGGAAGACTGGGAAGTTGTTCAAGAAGAAATAGATTCTTTATAA
- a CDS encoding 8-amino-7-oxononanoate synthase: MENINFKVYTSISTLPENWNEVAASNHFLQTPYLQVLENSAPTNMECFYIGIFENDKLVGTLLSQYLDLNKLESFGERDSCLKTHIRNFIFKNFASHVLFIGNNMISGQNAYALSKEIEHKCLSKLLIDCSNALIIYFKNKGIKIHIVSFKDFYKQNATLFKKNYFNNLYEFNAQPNMIFNLNENWSSKEDYVAAFTKKYRDQYKRAHKKYNGIIEKELSLDDVIFHENRINELYHYVAKNAPFNTFFLAENHFSTFKKQCGSRFRIFGHFLNDKLVGFHTLLLNEDVLETYFLGYDDEIQKNNMLYLNMLYHMTEFGIENHFKKIIFGRTAIEIKSSIGAEPVYMSGFILHTNSFVNKFIGKIFQSLEPNLEWNQRHPFK; the protein is encoded by the coding sequence TTGGAAAACATAAACTTTAAAGTATATACATCTATTTCAACTCTTCCGGAAAACTGGAATGAAGTAGCTGCATCAAATCATTTTTTACAAACTCCTTATTTACAAGTGCTAGAAAATTCTGCACCTACAAATATGGAATGTTTTTACATAGGAATATTTGAAAATGACAAGTTAGTTGGAACACTTTTATCCCAATATTTAGATTTAAATAAACTAGAGTCTTTTGGAGAAAGAGATAGCTGTTTAAAAACACACATTCGAAATTTTATTTTTAAAAACTTCGCCTCACATGTTCTCTTCATTGGAAATAATATGATATCAGGACAAAATGCTTATGCCCTTTCTAAAGAAATTGAACATAAATGTTTAAGTAAATTATTAATTGATTGCAGCAATGCACTTATTATTTACTTTAAAAATAAAGGAATTAAAATACACATTGTTTCATTTAAAGATTTTTACAAACAAAACGCAACTCTGTTCAAAAAGAATTATTTTAATAACCTTTACGAATTTAACGCACAACCTAATATGATTTTCAATTTAAATGAAAATTGGAGTTCAAAAGAAGATTATGTTGCTGCATTTACAAAAAAATACAGAGACCAATACAAAAGAGCACATAAAAAATATAATGGAATTATTGAAAAAGAACTTAGCTTAGATGATGTAATTTTTCATGAAAACAGAATTAATGAACTTTATCATTATGTTGCCAAAAACGCCCCTTTTAATACTTTTTTTCTAGCTGAGAATCATTTTTCGACATTTAAAAAACAATGCGGAAGTAGATTTAGAATATTTGGACATTTCTTAAACGACAAACTTGTTGGTTTTCACACGCTTTTACTTAACGAAGATGTTTTAGAAACGTATTTTCTTGGTTATGATGACGAAATTCAAAAAAACAACATGTTATATCTAAATATGTTGTATCATATGACTGAATTTGGTATTGAAAATCATTTTAAAAAAATAATCTTTGGACGAACCGCAATAGAAATTAAAAGTTCAATTGGTGCAGAACCAGTTTACATGTCGGGTTTTATCCTGCACACAAATTCATTTGTAAATAAATTTATAGGAAAAATATTTCAAAGCCTTGAACCCAATTTAGAATGGAATCAACGTCATCCTTTCAAATAA
- a CDS encoding DUF1761 domain-containing protein, whose translation MEINFFAILTAALSSFVVGFIWYHPKVFGTIWMNETGMTDEKARQGNMLKIFGLTFVFAFILAFYMQVLTIHQLGVAGLVGGNIENAKPSYFAFMSDYGEAYRTFKHGVFHGLLSGLFISLPVIATNCLFEQKSFRYAAVTAGYWIVVMSIMGGIICAWK comes from the coding sequence ATGGAAATTAACTTTTTTGCTATTTTAACAGCTGCTTTATCAAGTTTTGTAGTCGGATTTATTTGGTATCATCCAAAAGTTTTTGGAACTATTTGGATGAACGAAACAGGAATGACTGATGAGAAAGCAAGACAAGGAAATATGCTAAAAATATTCGGACTTACTTTTGTTTTCGCTTTTATACTAGCATTTTACATGCAAGTTTTAACTATTCATCAATTAGGAGTTGCCGGATTAGTAGGAGGAAATATTGAAAATGCTAAACCATCTTACTTTGCTTTTATGAGTGATTATGGCGAAGCATATAGAACTTTTAAACATGGTGTATTTCACGGTTTATTATCAGGTTTATTTATATCGCTACCTGTAATTGCTACAAATTGTTTATTTGAACAAAAATCATTTAGATATGCTGCAGTAACTGCTGGATATTGGATTGTTGTTATGTCAATTATGGGCGGAATAATTTGTGCTTGGAAATAA
- a CDS encoding KTSC domain-containing protein: MKKIVEYRKLLNVTKDATLKELKSIYRNSMKENHPDKFTNEEDKLAVEELSTLTIEAYHFLVSIAPETLEKDKAEYTKTTTSVNILDFYMEKTVLYVHFLDGSKYEYFGVPKNTYIKMVNAESPSRFARRHIYNNFLYRSASKLVAAE, translated from the coding sequence ATGAAAAAAATTGTTGAGTATAGAAAACTACTTAACGTTACTAAAGACGCTACTTTAAAAGAATTAAAGTCAATTTACAGAAACAGTATGAAAGAAAATCATCCTGACAAGTTTACTAATGAAGAAGATAAATTAGCAGTAGAAGAATTAAGCACTTTAACTATTGAAGCATATCATTTTTTAGTAAGTATTGCTCCTGAAACTTTAGAAAAAGACAAAGCAGAATATACCAAAACAACCACTTCAGTTAATATATTAGATTTTTATATGGAAAAAACTGTATTATATGTTCATTTCTTAGACGGAAGTAAATATGAATACTTTGGAGTTCCAAAAAACACATACATAAAAATGGTAAATGCAGAATCTCCAAGTAGATTTGCGAGACGTCATATTTATAATAATTTCTTGTACAGAAGCGCAAGCAAGTTAGTTGCTGCTGAATAA
- the era gene encoding GTPase Era, whose amino-acid sequence MDHKAGFVNIIGNPNVGKSTLMNAFVGERLSIITSKAQTTRHRILGIVNGDDFQMILSDTPGIIKPAYEMQKSMMDFVKSAFEDADVLIYMVEIGEKELKDEAFFNKIIHSKIPVLLILNKIDKSNQEELDEQVELWSEKVPNAEIFAISALENFNVQMVFDRIVELLPVSPPFYPKDTLTDKPERFFVNEIIREKILLNYDKEIPYAVEIETEEFLEDEKIIRIRAVIMVERDSQKGIIIGHKGSALKRVGIQSRADLEKFFGKQIHLETYVKVNKDWRSSAYQLKRFGYNNN is encoded by the coding sequence ATGGATCATAAAGCGGGCTTTGTAAATATTATTGGAAATCCAAACGTTGGTAAATCTACATTAATGAATGCTTTTGTTGGTGAGCGTTTGTCAATTATTACAAGTAAAGCACAAACAACTCGTCATAGAATTTTAGGAATTGTAAATGGAGATGATTTTCAAATGATTTTGTCTGATACACCTGGTATTATTAAACCTGCATACGAAATGCAAAAGTCAATGATGGACTTTGTAAAAAGTGCTTTTGAAGATGCTGATGTGCTTATTTATATGGTGGAAATAGGAGAGAAGGAGTTAAAAGACGAAGCTTTTTTTAATAAAATTATCCATTCAAAAATTCCTGTTTTATTAATTTTAAATAAAATTGATAAGTCAAACCAAGAAGAATTAGACGAACAAGTTGAATTATGGTCTGAAAAAGTGCCAAATGCAGAAATTTTTGCTATTTCGGCTTTAGAAAATTTTAATGTTCAAATGGTTTTTGATAGAATTGTTGAATTACTACCAGTTTCACCACCTTTTTATCCAAAAGACACTTTAACAGACAAACCTGAACGTTTCTTTGTTAACGAAATTATTAGAGAAAAAATACTTCTTAATTACGACAAAGAAATTCCATACGCTGTTGAAATTGAAACAGAAGAATTTCTTGAAGATGAAAAAATAATTAGAATTAGAGCTGTAATTATGGTTGAGAGAGATTCTCAAAAAGGTATCATTATTGGGCATAAAGGTTCGGCTTTAAAAAGAGTTGGAATTCAATCAAGAGCCGATTTAGAGAAGTTCTTTGGAAAACAAATTCATCTTGAAACTTACGTTAAAGTAAATAAAGATTGGAGAAGCAGTGCTTATCAATTAAAAAGATTTGGTTATAATAATAATTAA
- the der gene encoding ribosome biogenesis GTPase Der, with amino-acid sequence MNNIVAIVGRPNVGKSTLFNRLIQRRDAIVDSVSGVTRDRNYGKSEWNGKEFSVIDTGGYIKGSDDVFEGEIRRQVELAIDEADAIIFMVDVEEGITPMDAEVAKLLRKVTKPILIAVNKVDNAMREKDAVEFYNLGLGDYFTIAGMSGSGTGDLLDALVEALPEMPEVVVEENPLPRFTVVGRPNAGKSSFINALIGEERFVVTDIAGTTRDAIDTTYNRFGFEFKLVDTAGIRRKAKVKEDLEFYSVMRSVRAIEHSDVCILMIDATRGFEGQDQSIFWLAEKNRKGIVILVNKWDLIEKDTMSTKEYEARIREELKPFTDVPILFVSALTKQRLLKALEAAVEVFENRKQRIPTSKFNDTMLPIIERMPPPALKGKYVKIKYCMQLPTATPQFVFFANLPQYVKDPYKRFIENQLRQEYNFSGVPIDIYFRQK; translated from the coding sequence ATGAATAATATTGTTGCCATAGTAGGAAGGCCAAATGTTGGTAAGTCAACTTTGTTCAATCGATTAATTCAACGTAGAGATGCGATTGTAGATTCGGTTAGTGGAGTAACACGTGATAGAAATTACGGAAAAAGTGAATGGAATGGAAAAGAGTTTTCTGTAATTGATACTGGAGGTTATATAAAAGGCTCTGATGATGTATTTGAAGGCGAAATTCGCCGTCAGGTAGAATTAGCTATCGATGAAGCAGATGCTATTATCTTCATGGTTGATGTTGAAGAAGGTATAACTCCTATGGATGCAGAAGTGGCTAAATTACTTCGTAAAGTCACAAAACCTATTTTAATTGCTGTAAATAAAGTAGATAATGCAATGCGTGAAAAAGACGCTGTAGAATTCTATAATCTAGGTTTAGGTGATTATTTTACAATTGCAGGAATGAGTGGAAGTGGTACAGGAGATTTGTTAGATGCTCTTGTTGAAGCTTTGCCAGAAATGCCAGAAGTTGTTGTTGAAGAAAATCCATTGCCTCGTTTTACAGTTGTTGGTCGACCAAATGCAGGAAAATCATCTTTTATCAATGCATTAATTGGAGAAGAACGATTTGTAGTTACAGATATTGCCGGAACAACTCGTGATGCAATTGATACCACTTATAATCGTTTTGGATTTGAATTTAAATTAGTGGATACTGCTGGAATTCGTAGAAAAGCTAAAGTAAAAGAAGATTTAGAATTTTACTCAGTAATGCGTTCAGTAAGAGCAATTGAACATAGTGATGTTTGTATTTTAATGATTGATGCAACCAGAGGATTTGAAGGTCAAGATCAAAGTATTTTTTGGTTAGCTGAAAAAAACAGAAAAGGAATTGTAATTTTAGTAAACAAATGGGATTTAATTGAAAAAGACACCATGTCTACTAAAGAATATGAAGCACGTATACGTGAAGAATTAAAACCTTTTACAGATGTGCCTATCTTGTTTGTGTCTGCACTTACAAAACAACGTTTACTAAAAGCGTTAGAAGCTGCTGTTGAAGTTTTTGAAAATAGAAAACAACGTATTCCAACTTCTAAGTTTAACGACACCATGTTGCCTATTATTGAAAGAATGCCACCACCAGCATTAAAAGGTAAATATGTAAAAATTAAATATTGTATGCAATTGCCAACGGCTACACCACAGTTTGTTTTCTTTGCTAACTTACCACAATATGTAAAAGACCCATATAAGCGATTTATTGAAAATCAATTGCGACAAGAATATAACTTTAGTGGAGTACCAATAGATATTTATTTTAGACAGAAATAA
- a CDS encoding outer membrane beta-barrel protein, whose product MFKKVIFTLFLFYFTANYSQNTVSLKGKVVDKETSLPLESATIYLKSINTDAVLDYTISDKNGNFEIKTKKIETSVAFKISYIGYIDYSEKLESINQDKDFGFLRLSENVNTLNEVVVKSEAPPITIKNDTLEFNASSFKVRPDANVEALLKQLPGVEIDEEGKITVNGKEVNNILVNGKPFFGKDGKIATQNLPADMIEKVQVSDTKTKEEELSGQDATSNEKTINLTIQEDKNKGMFGKVTAGYGTDNRYESSLLFNYFKDVQKISVLGSSNNINSIGFSMDEIFDNMGGGRNSSIWINDNGSFGINGMQFGGNNGITQSNMIGVNYADEWANKKISPNGSYYYSNAETNNSNRTNRVNLLPAGNTNTLAESKTKSTTDGHNIAMDFEIKLDSTATLYISPSFSKSEIVNNNSGFDATFDESGAALNENTTDNSWASNNNTFKNNIYFYKGLKKKGRGISASFNNENSKNNSDLYTKTTTTFLQSGSSNDDRDQFRADDSRKDSFRAEIGYSEPLMDSLVFNFKTTYSYKKSKDSRNTFDFNTSINEYDTFNDILSNDIFSTTSSVIPMAGISIRKKKIRGSISMGTEIINFNNQSNYLSTKTTVNKNYMYPKMNGYLSITLAKSKSIYSYYSYSVNLPTANQILPFQNLSNPLNTFIGNADLKPNENYSLYLNFNNYDYPTRSGFYAYAGGDYDVNQIVASTTYDSDFKATTTYQNVDKAYSSYIGFSFSKSLKKETRTFKYGFGLQVGYDYNQGLTNTTLFESRGLNLNPKINASWIIDELITISPSYKYTYITNDFTNYVIDNTNNFLHNAKLEITTYWPKKVVLGSDFGYNYNSNIADGFQKDFYLWNLSLGYNFFQDKLLAKVKVYDVLNQNVSATRTITPTAITDAENTVLQQYAMFSLTYKLEKFGGKKKDDNSFIIID is encoded by the coding sequence ATGTTCAAAAAAGTAATATTTACATTATTTTTATTTTATTTCACAGCAAATTATAGTCAGAATACAGTTTCCTTAAAAGGGAAAGTGGTTGATAAAGAAACTTCACTTCCACTAGAATCAGCAACAATTTACTTAAAGTCAATTAATACTGATGCTGTTTTAGATTATACTATTTCAGATAAAAACGGAAACTTTGAAATAAAAACTAAAAAAATTGAAACCTCAGTAGCTTTTAAAATTTCATACATTGGATATATTGATTATTCTGAAAAATTAGAATCTATAAATCAAGATAAAGATTTTGGTTTTCTAAGATTATCTGAAAATGTAAATACGTTAAACGAAGTTGTTGTAAAGTCTGAAGCACCACCAATTACAATTAAAAATGATACTCTAGAATTTAATGCTTCCTCTTTTAAAGTAAGGCCAGATGCTAACGTTGAAGCCTTATTGAAACAATTGCCAGGAGTAGAAATTGATGAAGAAGGAAAAATAACGGTAAACGGTAAAGAAGTAAATAATATTTTGGTTAATGGAAAGCCTTTTTTTGGTAAAGACGGGAAAATTGCAACCCAAAATTTACCGGCAGATATGATTGAAAAGGTACAAGTTTCTGATACCAAAACAAAAGAAGAAGAGCTTTCTGGTCAAGATGCTACTTCTAATGAAAAAACGATAAACTTAACCATTCAAGAAGATAAAAATAAAGGAATGTTTGGTAAAGTTACAGCAGGTTATGGAACTGACAATCGGTATGAATCAAGTTTATTGTTTAACTATTTTAAAGATGTTCAAAAAATTAGTGTTTTAGGTTCTTCAAATAATATTAATTCTATTGGTTTTTCAATGGATGAAATATTTGACAATATGGGCGGCGGAAGAAATAGCTCTATTTGGATTAACGATAACGGAAGTTTTGGTATTAACGGAATGCAATTTGGTGGAAATAATGGAATTACACAATCAAATATGATTGGTGTAAATTATGCAGATGAATGGGCAAATAAGAAAATTAGTCCAAATGGAAGTTACTATTATTCTAATGCAGAAACCAATAATTCTAATAGAACCAACCGTGTTAATTTACTACCTGCAGGAAACACAAATACACTTGCAGAATCAAAAACAAAATCAACTACTGATGGACACAATATTGCAATGGATTTTGAAATAAAACTAGATTCAACTGCAACATTATACATAAGTCCAAGTTTTTCTAAAAGTGAAATTGTAAATAATAACTCAGGATTTGATGCAACATTTGATGAATCTGGAGCTGCTTTAAACGAAAACACAACGGATAATAGTTGGGCAAGTAATAATAATACTTTCAAAAACAACATCTACTTTTATAAAGGGTTAAAGAAAAAAGGTAGAGGAATTAGCGCTTCGTTTAATAATGAGAACAGTAAAAACAATTCCGATTTATATACAAAAACAACCACTACTTTTTTACAATCGGGTAGCTCAAACGATGATAGAGATCAGTTTAGAGCTGACGATTCAAGAAAAGATAGTTTTAGAGCAGAAATAGGGTATTCTGAACCTTTGATGGATTCTCTTGTTTTTAATTTTAAAACAACTTACAGTTACAAAAAATCTAAAGACTCAAGAAACACTTTTGATTTTAACACTTCAATTAATGAGTACGATACTTTTAACGATATACTTTCAAACGATATATTTTCAACTACTTCATCTGTTATTCCAATGGCGGGAATTAGTATTCGAAAAAAGAAAATTAGAGGAAGTATTTCAATGGGAACTGAAATTATAAACTTCAACAATCAGTCTAATTATTTGTCAACTAAAACTACTGTAAATAAAAATTACATGTATCCAAAAATGAATGGTTATTTAAGTATTACATTGGCAAAATCAAAATCTATCTACAGTTATTACTCATATAGCGTTAATCTTCCTACTGCAAATCAAATTTTACCTTTCCAGAACCTTTCAAATCCTTTGAATACATTTATAGGGAATGCTGATTTAAAACCAAATGAAAATTATTCTCTTTATTTGAACTTTAATAATTATGATTACCCTACACGAAGTGGTTTTTATGCTTATGCAGGAGGAGATTATGATGTAAATCAAATTGTGGCTTCAACTACCTACGATTCAGATTTTAAAGCAACAACAACTTATCAAAATGTAGATAAAGCATATAGTTCTTATATTGGCTTTAGCTTTAGTAAATCCTTGAAAAAGGAAACAAGAACGTTTAAATACGGATTTGGATTGCAAGTTGGTTATGACTATAATCAAGGATTAACAAATACTACATTGTTTGAATCAAGAGGGTTGAATTTAAATCCGAAAATTAATGCTTCTTGGATTATCGATGAATTAATTACAATTAGTCCGTCGTATAAATATACATACATAACAAATGATTTTACTAATTATGTGATTGATAATACAAATAACTTCTTACATAATGCTAAATTAGAAATTACAACTTATTGGCCTAAAAAGGTAGTTTTAGGAAGTGATTTTGGTTATAATTACAACTCAAATATTGCCGATGGTTTCCAAAAAGATTTTTATTTATGGAATTTGAGTTTAGGATATAATTTCTTTCAAGATAAATTATTAGCAAAAGTAAAAGTATATGATGTTTTAAATCAAAATGTAAGTGCCACCAGAACAATTACACCAACAGCAATTACTGATGCTGAGAATACAGTTTTACAGCAATATGCAATGTTCTCTTTGACCTATAAATTAGAAAAGTTTGGAGGGAAGAAAAAAGACGATAATTCATTCATTATAATCGATTAA
- a CDS encoding TPM domain-containing protein, whose protein sequence is MRISKKAKDKRQKIKIVRNLFLLFTLFFSSNLLFSQYNIPEVPKFQTSVYDYANVLSASEKQQLEEKLIHFSDSTTTQIVVITIESLKGEDIGILTPKWGQEWGIGGTEKNDNGVIILLARDERKIWISPGYGLEQYLSAGITGEIVRDIIIPEFKAGSYYNGLNAGTDAIFEVIKGTYKGTRKQNNKGSGIPVFIFIFFIIILIILISKNKGNGNNNGTGGFGGPSLMDVIILSSLGRGNGGGSFGGGSSGGGFGGGGFGGGFGGGGFSGGGAGGSW, encoded by the coding sequence ATGAGAATAAGTAAAAAGGCAAAAGATAAAAGGCAAAAGATAAAAATAGTACGTAATCTATTTTTATTGTTTACCCTATTCTTCAGTAGCAATTTACTGTTTTCTCAGTATAACATTCCTGAAGTTCCAAAATTTCAAACGAGTGTATATGATTATGCAAACGTTTTATCTGCTTCAGAAAAGCAACAATTAGAAGAAAAACTAATCCATTTTTCCGACTCAACAACTACACAAATTGTTGTTATTACTATTGAAAGCCTTAAAGGCGAAGACATTGGAATTCTTACTCCTAAGTGGGGACAAGAATGGGGAATTGGTGGAACAGAAAAAAATGACAATGGTGTCATAATTTTATTAGCTAGAGACGAACGTAAAATATGGATTTCGCCTGGTTATGGCTTGGAACAATATTTATCTGCAGGAATAACTGGCGAAATTGTTAGAGACATAATTATTCCTGAATTTAAAGCAGGAAGTTATTATAATGGACTAAATGCTGGTACTGACGCCATTTTTGAAGTTATTAAGGGAACTTACAAAGGAACTCGCAAACAAAACAATAAAGGAAGCGGAATTCCTGTTTTCATTTTTATTTTCTTTATAATTATACTTATCATTTTAATTTCAAAAAACAAAGGCAACGGTAACAACAACGGAACAGGTGGTTTTGGCGGTCCTAGCCTAATGGATGTAATTATCTTAAGCAGCCTAGGTCGTGGAAACGGCGGAGGAAGTTTTGGTGGTGGTTCATCTGGTGGTGGTTTTGGTGGAGGAGGTTTCGGTGGTGGCTTTGGCGGCGGCGGTTTCTCTGGTGGAGGAGCTGGCGGAAGTTGGTAA
- a CDS encoding TPM domain-containing protein, giving the protein MSKTEDFLTKEEEQEIVQAIVTAEKNTSGEIRVHIEETSEKPPIERAKEVFSTLEMHKTEARNGVLFYIGVANKGFAILGDEGINNVVEADFWDCTKDLVLEHFKNKEFKKGLVEGVLRAGEKLKHYFPYQSDDTNELSNEISKG; this is encoded by the coding sequence ATGTCTAAAACCGAAGATTTCTTAACCAAAGAAGAAGAACAAGAAATTGTTCAAGCTATAGTTACAGCCGAAAAAAACACTTCGGGGGAAATTCGTGTACATATTGAAGAAACATCAGAAAAACCTCCTATCGAAAGAGCTAAGGAGGTTTTTTCTACACTAGAAATGCACAAAACAGAAGCCAGAAATGGCGTATTGTTTTATATAGGTGTCGCCAATAAAGGTTTCGCTATTTTAGGTGATGAAGGAATAAACAACGTTGTAGAAGCTGATTTTTGGGATTGCACAAAAGACCTTGTTTTAGAACATTTTAAAAATAAAGAATTTAAGAAAGGTTTAGTTGAAGGCGTTTTAAGAGCAGGTGAAAAATTGAAACATTATTTTCCATATCAGTCTGATGACACTAACGAACTTTCTAATGAAATATCAAAAGGATAA